One Mastacembelus armatus chromosome 10, fMasArm1.2, whole genome shotgun sequence DNA window includes the following coding sequences:
- the ap1ar gene encoding AP-1 complex-associated regulatory protein isoform X1 produces the protein MGNCWAYCVGLFRREASRIQRGGGSKYFRSGTTGEHYTIEFENLVESDEWEGESPQSCPRPISEDEIKHLREHRYAAISDKQILIDQKLQAELEAQEEKLRLEEEARNAAQRETARLARERKMKEQLSAQRTRGKADGSAGENQQRKLTSGEVFDVYLQNVKAQSEAFRSNRLPSDTNVVTPNTECSWDFTTKTRSTNDDGTSLDLEWEDEEGINRTFPAWERSRTEEDILRAALRPGGNQIHSGPTSASEDSGALEWENDFVSTHPEDNAETEFEGFVNPVLDTPSDGASDCGLRLDSQDR, from the exons ATGGGTAACTGCTGGGCATACTGTGTTGGGCTGTTCAGGAGAGAGGCCAGCAGGATCCAGAGAGGAGGCGG GTCAAAATATTTCCGAAGTGGTACCACAGGGGAACATTATACAATAGAG TTTGAAAATCTGGTAGAGAGTGATGAG tgggagggagagagccCACAGTCCTGTCCCAG gCCTATCAGTGAAGATGAGATCAAGCACCTCAGAGAACACCGCTATGCTGCAATCTCAGACAAGCAGATCCTGATAGACCAGAAACTACAAGCAGAG TTAGAGGCACAAGAGGAGAAGTTAAGGCTAGAAGAGGAGGCTAGAAATGCTGCCCAGCGTGAGACCGCAAGGTTGGCACGTGAACGAAAAATGAAGGAG CAGTTGTCGGCCCAGAGAACACGGGGGAAAGCAGATGGCTCTGCTGGTGAAAATCAGCAAAGAAA ACTAACCTCTGGGGAGGTATTTGATGTCTACCTCCAGAATGTAAAAGCCCAGTCTGAGGCTTTCAGGAGCAACA GACTTCCCTCTGACACAAACGTGGTGACTCCCAACACAGAGTGCAGCTGGGATTTTACCACTAAGACCCGCTCCACCAATGATGATGGCACCTCACTGGATCTAGAATGGGAGGATGAGGAAG GAATCAATCGAACATTTCCAGCCTGGGAGAGGTCTCGGACCGAGGAGGACATCTTGCGTGCAGCCCTGAGGCCCGGTGGAAATCAGATTCACAGCGGCCCGACCTCAGCCTCCGAGGATTCCGGTGCACTGGAGTGGGAGAACGATTTTGTGAGTACCCACCCAGAGGACAATGCAGAAACTGAGTTTGAGGGGTTTGTCAATCCCGTCCTAGACACCCCCTCTGACGGCGCCTCAGACTGTGGCCTCAGGTTGGACAGCCAGGACAGATAG
- the ap1ar gene encoding AP-1 complex-associated regulatory protein isoform X2, which yields MGNCWAYCVGLFRREASRIQRGGGSKYFRSGTTGEHYTIEFENLVESDEWEGESPQSCPRPISEDEIKHLREHRYAAISDKQILIDQKLQAELEAQEEKLRLEEEARNAAQRETARLARERKMKELSAQRTRGKADGSAGENQQRKLTSGEVFDVYLQNVKAQSEAFRSNRLPSDTNVVTPNTECSWDFTTKTRSTNDDGTSLDLEWEDEEGINRTFPAWERSRTEEDILRAALRPGGNQIHSGPTSASEDSGALEWENDFVSTHPEDNAETEFEGFVNPVLDTPSDGASDCGLRLDSQDR from the exons ATGGGTAACTGCTGGGCATACTGTGTTGGGCTGTTCAGGAGAGAGGCCAGCAGGATCCAGAGAGGAGGCGG GTCAAAATATTTCCGAAGTGGTACCACAGGGGAACATTATACAATAGAG TTTGAAAATCTGGTAGAGAGTGATGAG tgggagggagagagccCACAGTCCTGTCCCAG gCCTATCAGTGAAGATGAGATCAAGCACCTCAGAGAACACCGCTATGCTGCAATCTCAGACAAGCAGATCCTGATAGACCAGAAACTACAAGCAGAG TTAGAGGCACAAGAGGAGAAGTTAAGGCTAGAAGAGGAGGCTAGAAATGCTGCCCAGCGTGAGACCGCAAGGTTGGCACGTGAACGAAAAATGAAGGAG TTGTCGGCCCAGAGAACACGGGGGAAAGCAGATGGCTCTGCTGGTGAAAATCAGCAAAGAAA ACTAACCTCTGGGGAGGTATTTGATGTCTACCTCCAGAATGTAAAAGCCCAGTCTGAGGCTTTCAGGAGCAACA GACTTCCCTCTGACACAAACGTGGTGACTCCCAACACAGAGTGCAGCTGGGATTTTACCACTAAGACCCGCTCCACCAATGATGATGGCACCTCACTGGATCTAGAATGGGAGGATGAGGAAG GAATCAATCGAACATTTCCAGCCTGGGAGAGGTCTCGGACCGAGGAGGACATCTTGCGTGCAGCCCTGAGGCCCGGTGGAAATCAGATTCACAGCGGCCCGACCTCAGCCTCCGAGGATTCCGGTGCACTGGAGTGGGAGAACGATTTTGTGAGTACCCACCCAGAGGACAATGCAGAAACTGAGTTTGAGGGGTTTGTCAATCCCGTCCTAGACACCCCCTCTGACGGCGCCTCAGACTGTGGCCTCAGGTTGGACAGCCAGGACAGATAG